The following proteins are co-located in the Brachybacterium sacelli genome:
- a CDS encoding PhoX family protein, whose translation MALIDLPLLMKDAVRGKRSAVTCALKCANQCAAGPCNHSDNSTFRDIASAALSRRTVLGGTGGALTIALAGTLGACSGPTPAEEGSTTGTAEGPTPNGTELSFTAIAPVDAETDEFTVPEGFDWHPVISWGDPLFEDAPDFEWDAQSAEAQKRQFGYNNDYTELQEIPDSDGKRAVMFVNHEYTNENIMFPPETDEDAVLEIGMAAHGLTVVELEREDTSSPYAYVRGAELNRRILLDTEFTLDGPAAGSELTRTTADPEGRTVLGTLGNCSGGLTPWGTLLSGEENFHGYFRATGTSEAEKRYGLADEETARNWEAKHERFDARTEGYENEPNRFGWIVEVDPFDPESTPRKHTSLGRFKHEGANVIVADDGHVVAYSGDDEVFDYLYKFVSRATYVEGDREHNLTLLEEGDLYVARFSGNSPEAEIDGTGELPADGAFDGTGEWLPLVVDGASQVEGFTVEEVLVNTRLAADAVGPTKMDRCEDVEPSLLTGRVYVACTNNSDRGTEGEAPADEMNPRTENRDGHVVEIDEQGDKTSTTFAWNLLLVCGDPAQDEQTYFSGFTPEQVSPISCPDNLAFDSVGNLWISTDGAPDGIGYSDGLFRVTVEGDARGRVEQFLAVPREAETCGPIVRDVERTAFVSVQHPGEDGEWGAHTSHFPDFDGTGPKPSVVQVLPRAE comes from the coding sequence ATGGCTCTGATCGACCTCCCGCTCCTGATGAAGGATGCGGTGCGCGGCAAGCGCTCCGCGGTGACCTGCGCGCTCAAGTGCGCCAACCAGTGCGCCGCGGGCCCGTGCAACCACTCCGACAACTCCACGTTCCGCGACATCGCCTCCGCGGCGCTGTCCCGCCGGACCGTGCTGGGGGGCACCGGCGGCGCGCTCACGATCGCGCTCGCCGGCACCCTGGGGGCCTGCTCGGGGCCCACCCCCGCCGAGGAGGGGTCCACGACGGGGACGGCGGAGGGCCCGACGCCCAACGGGACCGAGCTCTCCTTCACGGCGATCGCGCCGGTCGACGCGGAGACCGACGAGTTCACGGTGCCCGAGGGCTTCGACTGGCATCCCGTCATCAGCTGGGGCGACCCGCTGTTCGAGGACGCCCCCGACTTCGAGTGGGACGCCCAGAGCGCCGAGGCCCAGAAGCGCCAGTTCGGCTACAACAACGACTACACGGAGCTCCAGGAGATCCCGGACAGCGACGGCAAGCGCGCCGTCATGTTCGTCAATCACGAGTACACGAACGAGAACATCATGTTCCCGCCGGAGACCGACGAGGACGCCGTGCTCGAGATCGGCATGGCCGCCCACGGCCTCACCGTCGTCGAGCTGGAGCGGGAGGACACCAGCTCCCCGTACGCCTACGTCCGCGGGGCGGAGCTGAACCGACGCATCCTGCTGGACACCGAGTTCACGCTCGACGGCCCCGCCGCCGGCAGCGAGCTGACCCGCACCACCGCGGACCCCGAGGGCCGCACCGTCCTGGGCACTCTGGGCAACTGCTCGGGCGGTCTGACCCCCTGGGGCACCCTGCTCTCGGGCGAGGAGAACTTCCATGGCTACTTCCGCGCCACCGGCACCTCGGAGGCGGAGAAGCGCTACGGACTGGCCGACGAGGAGACCGCCCGGAACTGGGAGGCGAAGCACGAGCGCTTCGACGCCCGCACCGAGGGGTACGAGAACGAGCCGAACCGCTTCGGCTGGATCGTCGAGGTCGATCCCTTCGACCCGGAATCCACCCCGCGGAAGCACACCTCGCTCGGCCGCTTCAAGCACGAGGGCGCCAACGTCATCGTCGCCGACGACGGCCACGTCGTGGCCTACTCCGGGGACGACGAGGTCTTCGACTACCTGTACAAGTTCGTCTCCCGTGCGACGTACGTCGAAGGCGACCGCGAGCACAACCTGACCCTGCTGGAGGAGGGCGACCTGTACGTCGCCCGGTTCAGCGGGAACTCGCCGGAGGCGGAGATCGACGGCACCGGGGAGCTGCCCGCCGACGGCGCCTTCGACGGCACCGGGGAGTGGCTGCCGCTCGTGGTCGACGGCGCCTCGCAGGTCGAGGGCTTCACCGTCGAGGAGGTCCTGGTCAACACTCGCCTCGCGGCTGACGCGGTCGGCCCCACGAAGATGGATCGCTGCGAGGACGTGGAGCCGTCGCTGCTCACCGGCCGGGTGTACGTCGCCTGCACCAACAACAGCGATCGCGGCACCGAGGGCGAGGCCCCGGCCGACGAGATGAACCCCCGCACCGAGAACCGGGACGGTCACGTCGTGGAGATCGACGAGCAGGGTGACAAGACCTCGACCACCTTCGCATGGAACCTGCTGCTGGTCTGCGGCGACCCGGCGCAGGACGAGCAGACCTACTTCTCCGGCTTCACCCCGGAGCAGGTCTCCCCGATCTCCTGCCCGGACAACCTAGCGTTCGACTCGGTGGGCAACCTGTGGATCTCGACCGACGGCGCACCCGACGGGATCGGCTACAGCGACGGTCTGTTCCGGGTGACCGTCGAGGGGGACGCCCGCGGCCGGGTCGAGCAGTTCCTGGCCGTCCCGCGCGAGGCAGAGACCTGCGGTCCGATCGTCCGCGACGTGGAGCGCACGGCCTTCGTCTCGGTCCAACACCCGGGCGAGGACGGCGAATGGGGCGCACACACCTCCCACTTCCCGGACTTCGACGGCACGGGCCCCAAGCCCTCCGTGGTGCAGGTGCTGCCCCGCGCCGAGTAG
- a CDS encoding universal stress protein, with translation MTTILLAYVPSATSEAAFDFAVEEARLREAGLLVLASERAPDPRKAHGVTDQRPLSKRLAETGLEHELRTVPRRDDPADDILDAVEHGAVDLVVLGIRRRTPIGKILLGSTSQRVAIESPVPVVLVKPESFVAPTRF, from the coding sequence ATGACCACGATCCTGCTGGCCTACGTCCCGAGCGCCACCAGCGAGGCCGCCTTCGACTTCGCCGTCGAGGAGGCGAGGCTGCGCGAAGCGGGGCTGCTCGTGCTCGCCTCCGAGCGGGCCCCCGACCCGCGCAAGGCTCACGGGGTGACCGATCAGCGGCCGCTGTCCAAGCGACTGGCCGAGACCGGCCTCGAGCACGAGCTGCGCACGGTCCCCCGGCGTGACGACCCGGCCGATGACATCCTCGACGCCGTCGAGCACGGCGCCGTCGACCTGGTGGTGCTCGGCATCCGGCGGCGCACCCCGATCGGGAAGATCCTGCTGGGCTCGACCTCGCAGCGGGTAGCGATCGAGTCGCCGGTGCCGGTGGTGCTGGTCAAGCCCGAGTCCTTCGTGGCGCCGACCCGGTTCTGA
- a CDS encoding APC family permease, which produces MSESHETAPIAPYGADASGQPELKKAITPKLLLLFIVGDILGTGVYALTGEVAGQVGGAGWIPIVIAFAVAMVSALSYVEMVTKYPQAAGAALYVHKAFGIHFLTFMVTFAVLSSGITSASTSAIFLSENVLKAFQLEDALGDAAGGTATAIALIFLGLVAVINMYGVAESVKANVVLTLIELTGLVLVVLVGFFAMAEGKADFSRVVLFETPGDKTFLMAVVSATALAFFSMVGFEDSVNMAEETVDPVKNFPRALIGGLSITGLVYVLISVVAVAVVPIGELTEASTPLLTVVTVGAPGVPVDTIFAFISIFAVANTVLINMMMASRLLYGMSKQGVLPGFLKGVLRSRRTPWVGILFSTALAFALVLTVRYVLAEETISALGGTTALLLLTVFALVNIAVLVLRRDTVDVRHFRTPTVLPVIGAVTSFALVTPLAQPTQNYVIAGGLLAIGLVLYVITWFYNSAVRARRTRIRHPDDLG; this is translated from the coding sequence ATGAGCGAGTCGCACGAGACCGCCCCCATCGCACCCTACGGCGCCGACGCGTCGGGCCAGCCGGAGCTGAAGAAGGCGATCACGCCCAAGCTCCTGCTGCTGTTCATCGTCGGCGACATCCTCGGCACGGGTGTGTACGCCCTGACCGGCGAGGTCGCGGGCCAGGTGGGCGGCGCGGGCTGGATCCCGATCGTCATCGCCTTCGCGGTCGCGATGGTCTCGGCACTGTCCTACGTCGAGATGGTCACCAAGTACCCGCAGGCCGCGGGTGCGGCGCTGTACGTGCACAAGGCCTTCGGGATCCACTTCCTGACGTTCATGGTCACCTTCGCGGTGTTGTCTTCGGGCATCACCTCGGCCTCGACCAGCGCGATCTTCCTCTCGGAGAACGTCCTGAAGGCTTTCCAGCTCGAGGACGCCCTGGGTGATGCCGCCGGCGGCACGGCCACCGCGATCGCCCTGATCTTCCTGGGACTGGTCGCGGTGATCAACATGTACGGCGTGGCGGAGTCGGTGAAGGCCAATGTGGTCCTCACCCTCATCGAGCTCACCGGTCTCGTCCTCGTGGTGCTGGTGGGCTTCTTCGCGATGGCCGAGGGCAAGGCGGACTTCTCCCGAGTGGTCCTGTTCGAGACGCCCGGGGACAAGACGTTCCTCATGGCCGTCGTCAGCGCCACCGCGCTCGCGTTCTTCTCGATGGTCGGCTTCGAGGACTCCGTGAACATGGCCGAGGAGACCGTCGACCCGGTCAAGAACTTCCCGCGGGCACTCATCGGCGGCCTGTCGATCACCGGCCTGGTCTACGTGCTGATCTCCGTGGTCGCCGTGGCGGTGGTCCCGATCGGCGAGCTCACCGAGGCGTCCACGCCGCTGCTGACGGTCGTCACGGTCGGTGCCCCCGGGGTCCCGGTCGACACGATCTTCGCCTTCATCTCGATCTTCGCGGTCGCCAACACCGTGCTGATCAACATGATGATGGCCTCCCGCCTGCTGTACGGCATGTCCAAGCAGGGCGTGCTGCCGGGCTTCCTCAAGGGCGTGCTGCGCTCCCGTCGCACCCCCTGGGTCGGCATCCTGTTCTCCACCGCCCTCGCCTTCGCGCTGGTGCTCACCGTGCGCTACGTGCTGGCCGAGGAGACCATCTCCGCGCTCGGCGGGACCACCGCCCTGCTGCTGCTGACCGTGTTCGCTCTGGTGAACATCGCGGTGCTGGTGCTGCGCCGGGACACGGTCGACGTCCGGCACTTCCGGACCCCGACGGTGCTGCCCGTGATCGGCGCAGTCACCTCCTTCGCCCTGGTCACCCCGCTCGCGCAGCCGACGCAGAACTACGTCATCGCCGGCGGTCTGCTCGCGATCGGCCTGGTGCTCTACGTGATCACGTGGTTCTACAACAGCGCGGTCCGTGCCCGCCGCACCCGGATCCGCCACCCCGACGACCTCGGCTGA
- a CDS encoding LssY C-terminal domain-containing protein has product MTPAREARRRPLERPIPAGRPAYDHAVGHDPAGRRFELYGLLDTLFIVAGVVVSIWLALLYLIEGFSLTPVRLLYLVGFWILLTYITLPRLHQLMTWIYLPDYFFGRTRTTEGVLSDPINLAFDGSEQDLHVAMRRAGWVLSEERTLSSAWQMVRSTLLRRSFPAAPVSDLYLMGRRHDFTYQQEVGGTTTKRHHVRFWRLPPDLLLPGGFRADWVAAGTYDRAVGFSFFTLQITHRIDENIDVERDFLIDTVRYADPEIPVEVIEEFATAYHDRNGQGDRFRTDGHLPVIDVAGAAARSDGASAMMLSRHRPTGTTVMKARARATAQSALAAARPRSGARAELGDELSAQWHGTVDDFHEIISRATDHHLPPPTVVFTGALVLLQAGLVTAQWVARLLGVDVTAWYDDASLILPEGNGVFLASAFAVVLVTLLVGVLRRSRWARIALMALFTADAVGRLTIATSMTGDVAHSLLVGAGASALGVLAISSDASRQWVQTLRLTSRELEERPTDEGPAETGPPGAGPAGAAPATPTAAGSVRAG; this is encoded by the coding sequence ATGACACCGGCGCGCGAGGCACGCAGGCGGCCCCTCGAGCGTCCGATCCCCGCCGGGCGGCCCGCGTACGACCACGCGGTGGGCCACGACCCCGCGGGGCGGCGCTTCGAGCTGTACGGCCTGCTGGACACCTTGTTCATCGTCGCCGGCGTCGTGGTCTCGATCTGGCTCGCCCTGCTGTACCTGATCGAGGGCTTCTCGCTGACACCGGTGCGGCTGCTGTACCTCGTGGGATTCTGGATCCTGCTGACCTACATCACGCTGCCGCGCCTGCATCAGCTGATGACCTGGATCTACCTGCCGGACTACTTCTTCGGCCGCACCCGCACCACCGAGGGCGTGCTCTCGGACCCCATCAACCTGGCCTTCGACGGCTCCGAGCAGGATCTGCACGTGGCGATGCGGCGTGCGGGATGGGTGCTCTCGGAGGAGCGCACCCTCTCCTCGGCGTGGCAGATGGTCCGCTCCACGCTGCTGCGCCGCTCCTTCCCGGCCGCCCCGGTCTCCGACCTGTACCTCATGGGCCGGCGCCACGACTTCACCTACCAGCAGGAGGTCGGCGGCACCACCACCAAGCGCCACCACGTGCGCTTCTGGCGGCTGCCCCCGGACCTCTTGCTGCCGGGCGGCTTCCGCGCGGACTGGGTGGCGGCCGGCACCTATGACCGCGCCGTCGGCTTCTCCTTCTTCACCCTCCAGATCACCCACCGCATCGACGAGAACATCGACGTCGAGCGCGACTTCCTCATCGACACCGTGCGCTACGCGGACCCCGAGATCCCCGTCGAGGTGATCGAGGAGTTCGCCACCGCGTACCACGACCGCAACGGCCAGGGCGATCGCTTCCGCACCGATGGTCACCTGCCCGTCATCGACGTCGCCGGTGCCGCCGCCCGCTCCGACGGGGCCAGCGCCATGATGCTCTCGCGCCACCGGCCGACGGGGACCACCGTGATGAAGGCTCGAGCCCGCGCCACCGCCCAGTCGGCGCTCGCCGCGGCCCGGCCGCGCAGCGGGGCCCGGGCGGAGCTGGGCGACGAGCTCTCCGCCCAGTGGCACGGCACCGTCGACGATTTCCACGAGATCATCTCCCGCGCGACCGACCACCACCTGCCGCCGCCGACGGTCGTCTTCACCGGAGCCCTCGTGCTGCTCCAGGCCGGCCTGGTCACCGCACAGTGGGTCGCCCGCCTGCTGGGCGTGGACGTCACGGCGTGGTACGACGACGCCTCCTTGATCCTGCCGGAGGGCAACGGGGTCTTCCTGGCCTCCGCCTTCGCCGTCGTGCTGGTGACGCTGCTGGTCGGCGTCCTGCGCCGCAGCCGCTGGGCCCGGATCGCCCTGATGGCCCTGTTCACCGCCGATGCGGTCGGGCGGCTGACGATCGCGACCTCGATGACCGGGGACGTCGCGCATTCGCTGCTGGTGGGCGCGGGCGCCTCGGCGCTCGGAGTGCTCGCGATCAGCTCGGACGCCTCGCGGCAGTGGGTCCAGACCCTGCGCCTCACCTCCCGGGAGCTCGAGGAGCGGCCGACGGACGAGGGGCCGGCGGAGACGGGGCCTCCCGGTGCCGGGCCGGCGGGGGCTGCTCCGGCCACGCCGACCGCCGCCGGGTCCGTCCGCGCAGGGTGA
- a CDS encoding aldo/keto reductase, which yields MTSIPSVRLHDGHEIPQLGYGVFKVENEVAADVTTQALEAGYRHLDTAKVYGNEEGVGRAIRTAGIPREELFVTTKLWNDAQRFDDAIAACEASLERLGLDHIDLYLVHWAVPAQGTYVEAWKALIELQERGLVRSIGVSNYPAEQLQEAIEATGVVPAVHQIELHPYFQQRELRAVHAEHGIATESWGPLGQGKSDLLENPVITGIASAHGASPAQVVLAWHLASGIVTIPKSVTPSRIVDNLAAAQLTLTADEVAAIDELDRPDGRGGADPATKTS from the coding sequence ATGACCAGCATCCCCAGCGTCCGCCTCCACGACGGTCACGAGATCCCCCAGCTCGGCTACGGCGTCTTCAAGGTCGAGAACGAGGTCGCCGCCGACGTGACCACCCAGGCGCTCGAGGCCGGATACCGCCATCTCGACACCGCGAAGGTCTACGGCAACGAGGAAGGGGTCGGGCGGGCGATCCGCACCGCGGGCATCCCGCGCGAGGAGCTGTTCGTGACCACCAAGCTGTGGAACGACGCGCAGCGCTTCGACGACGCGATCGCGGCCTGCGAGGCTTCCCTCGAGCGCCTCGGCCTGGACCACATCGACCTGTACCTCGTGCACTGGGCGGTGCCCGCCCAGGGCACCTACGTCGAGGCGTGGAAGGCCCTGATCGAGCTGCAGGAGCGCGGCCTGGTCCGCTCCATCGGCGTCTCGAACTACCCGGCCGAGCAGCTCCAGGAGGCCATCGAGGCCACCGGCGTGGTGCCCGCGGTCCACCAGATCGAGCTGCACCCCTACTTCCAGCAGCGCGAGCTGCGCGCGGTCCACGCCGAGCACGGCATCGCCACCGAGTCGTGGGGCCCGCTGGGCCAGGGCAAGTCGGATCTGCTCGAGAACCCGGTGATCACCGGCATCGCCTCGGCGCACGGGGCGAGCCCCGCACAGGTGGTGCTGGCCTGGCACCTCGCCAGCGGCATCGTGACCATCCCGAAGTCGGTCACGCCCTCGCGGATCGTGGACAACCTCGCCGCGGCGCAGCTGACGCTGACGGCCGACGAGGTCGCGGCGATCGACGAGCTCGACCGCCCCGACGGTCGCGGTGGCGCGGACCCGGCGACCAAGACCTCCTGA
- a CDS encoding phosphatase PAP2 family protein, with protein sequence MPVRRRVAGPGLALAVAVLVTVLLGVAIPVVPVVGEVDRRLVDAANGGLGGMAAALATGIDAVFGPLPAAALTALIALVTALLRRSALQGVRAGALVMIPWGLAEALKLVVRRPRPEAESLRQQLVPPPESFSYPSGHTAVAAAFCLAILLSLPAGPGRRFGAVLTVLIVAITAWSRVALGLHHPSDVLASALLVPVTGVLLARMIDAWPAEAH encoded by the coding sequence ATGCCTGTGCGACGTCGTGTGGCAGGGCCAGGCCTCGCCCTGGCCGTCGCGGTACTGGTCACAGTGCTGCTTGGAGTCGCGATCCCCGTGGTGCCCGTGGTCGGGGAGGTGGACCGTCGCCTCGTCGACGCGGCGAACGGAGGTCTCGGCGGGATGGCGGCCGCACTCGCGACAGGAATCGATGCGGTCTTCGGCCCGCTGCCTGCGGCCGCCCTCACAGCCCTCATCGCCCTGGTCACCGCCCTGCTCCGGCGCAGCGCACTGCAGGGGGTGCGGGCCGGAGCGCTGGTCATGATCCCGTGGGGGCTCGCCGAGGCCCTCAAGCTCGTGGTGCGCCGCCCCCGCCCCGAGGCGGAGTCCCTGAGACAGCAGCTCGTGCCGCCGCCGGAGTCCTTCAGCTACCCGAGCGGGCACACTGCCGTCGCAGCAGCATTCTGCCTCGCGATCCTGCTCTCGCTCCCTGCCGGGCCCGGCCGACGGTTCGGCGCGGTGCTCACCGTCCTGATCGTCGCGATCACCGCCTGGTCACGAGTGGCGCTCGGCCTGCACCACCCGAGCGACGTCCTCGCCTCCGCCCTGCTGGTGCCGGTGACGGGGGTGCTGCTGGCACGAATGATCGACGCGTGGCCGGCCGAGGCTCACTGA
- a CDS encoding YciI family protein — protein sequence MKYVLLLMGNLADDRCGETDEGPGPEEFVAFDAELEKAGVLAGGFALTDPEEGTSVTRADRDAEPVITAGPYAESREFVGGTIVLDVESLDEALAWAAKCPGAIGGRIEVRPLLDI from the coding sequence ATGAAGTACGTACTGCTGCTGATGGGGAACCTGGCCGACGACCGCTGCGGCGAGACCGATGAGGGGCCCGGCCCCGAGGAGTTCGTCGCGTTCGACGCCGAGCTCGAGAAGGCCGGCGTGCTCGCCGGCGGATTCGCACTCACCGACCCCGAGGAGGGCACGAGTGTCACCAGGGCGGACCGGGACGCCGAGCCGGTGATCACCGCCGGACCTTATGCGGAGAGCCGCGAGTTCGTGGGGGGCACGATCGTCCTGGACGTCGAGAGCCTCGATGAGGCCCTCGCGTGGGCAGCGAAGTGCCCCGGCGCGATCGGTGGCCGCATCGAGGTGCGTCCGCTGCTGGACATCTGA
- a CDS encoding RNA polymerase sigma factor, translating into MTDRAAHEESPAVDELARIHRAEHSRLLATLVRRFGDLDLAEDAAQEAMESALRTWPEQGIPERPLAWLTTVAKRVALDRVRRDSTVARRLAVLRVREGSPTAPPADASVLTTEGLPDDRLAMLMGCCHPAIAPADRIALMLRFVAALSSSEVAQALLVPRPTLQARLTRAKKRIAANRIPLTVPADPAERERRLPLVLTAISLIFTEGYSATSGDAPMRRELTTEAIRLARILHGRLPAAAEPQGLLALLLLTEARSPARADARGVPVPLEDQDRTAWDAPSLAEGLALVREAATRPDAGRFTIQAAIAAVHSEAVRFEDTDWPQIVMLYDLLLAHGEDPVVRMNRSIAVGRAETPAAGLALLEALRGEAELERHHPFHVALALTREEAGLRADAQAAWKRALELADNAAERRFIEDRLAAGG; encoded by the coding sequence ATGACCGATCGCGCGGCGCACGAAGAGTCACCCGCCGTCGATGAGCTGGCCCGGATCCACCGGGCGGAGCACAGCCGTCTGCTGGCGACTCTCGTGCGCCGCTTCGGGGACCTCGATCTCGCCGAGGACGCCGCCCAGGAGGCGATGGAATCCGCCCTGCGCACCTGGCCGGAGCAGGGGATCCCCGAGCGACCGCTGGCCTGGCTGACCACCGTGGCGAAGCGGGTCGCTCTGGACCGGGTGCGGCGGGACTCGACTGTCGCGCGCCGGCTGGCGGTGCTGCGAGTGCGCGAGGGCTCCCCGACGGCACCGCCGGCCGACGCGAGTGTGCTCACCACCGAGGGCCTGCCCGATGACCGGCTCGCGATGCTCATGGGCTGCTGCCATCCCGCGATCGCTCCGGCGGACCGGATCGCCCTCATGCTGCGCTTCGTGGCCGCACTGAGTTCGTCCGAGGTCGCCCAGGCACTGCTCGTGCCGAGGCCGACGCTGCAAGCCCGGCTCACGCGGGCGAAGAAGCGGATCGCCGCGAACCGGATCCCGCTCACGGTCCCCGCCGATCCGGCGGAGAGGGAACGGCGACTGCCTCTCGTGCTCACCGCGATCTCGCTGATCTTCACCGAGGGGTACTCCGCGACCAGCGGCGACGCCCCGATGCGGCGCGAGCTCACCACCGAGGCGATCCGCCTGGCACGGATACTGCACGGCCGGCTGCCCGCGGCGGCCGAGCCGCAGGGGCTGCTCGCACTGTTACTGCTCACCGAGGCCCGCTCCCCTGCCCGTGCGGACGCCCGAGGGGTGCCGGTCCCGCTCGAGGACCAGGACCGCACCGCCTGGGACGCGCCGTCGCTGGCGGAGGGGCTCGCGCTGGTGCGGGAAGCTGCCACGCGTCCCGATGCCGGCCGCTTCACCATCCAGGCGGCGATCGCCGCGGTGCACAGCGAGGCGGTCCGCTTCGAGGACACCGACTGGCCCCAGATCGTCATGCTCTACGACCTGCTGCTGGCGCACGGGGAGGACCCGGTGGTGCGGATGAACCGGTCGATAGCAGTCGGTCGGGCAGAGACCCCCGCAGCGGGCCTCGCCCTGCTGGAGGCGCTGCGGGGGGAGGCGGAGCTGGAGCGCCATCACCCGTTCCACGTCGCCCTCGCCCTGACCCGCGAGGAGGCCGGGCTCCGGGCGGACGCGCAGGCAGCGTGGAAGCGGGCGCTCGAGCTCGCCGACAACGCGGCGGAGCGGCGCTTCATAGAAGATCGCCTCGCCGCCGGCGGCTGA
- a CDS encoding DoxX family membrane protein, with protein sequence MSLSTAVLRAVPGAFILNSGIGKLGMPAEMAEALQGMAVKGVPPLAKMTPEQFAKFLSYGEIAVGATLLLPFVPTKVAGAGLAVFSGSMMAMYLRTPEMTESDGVRPSQEGTALAKDSWLLAIASALILAQGKKSADD encoded by the coding sequence ATGAGCCTCAGTACCGCAGTCCTCCGCGCCGTCCCCGGCGCCTTCATCCTCAACTCCGGCATCGGCAAGCTCGGCATGCCCGCGGAGATGGCCGAGGCGCTCCAGGGCATGGCCGTCAAGGGCGTCCCGCCCCTGGCGAAGATGACCCCCGAGCAGTTCGCGAAGTTCCTCAGCTACGGCGAGATCGCCGTGGGCGCCACCCTGCTGCTGCCGTTCGTGCCCACCAAGGTCGCGGGAGCAGGGCTGGCCGTCTTCTCCGGCTCCATGATGGCGATGTACCTGCGCACCCCGGAGATGACCGAGTCCGACGGCGTGCGTCCCAGCCAGGAGGGCACGGCCCTGGCGAAGGACAGCTGGCTGCTCGCGATCGCCTCCGCGCTGATCCTCGCCCAGGGCAAGAAGTCCGCGGACGACTGA
- a CDS encoding DMT family transporter — MSTLALTLVLVAALCHAVWNLAAKRVRTDGYTFVWLYDLGSALLWAPLAILTLVLSGDGLSPALLLAPLVSGLLHIAYQLTLQTGYTRADLGVVYPVARGVGPVLSMAIAILVLGERPGAAAVVGAGVVVGGIVVVATGRSAAGRHGVRAGVAWGAATGVAIAAYTLWDSYSVATLGLPPIAYFVTSCSWQVVLMTPRLLRRHRGSLRPVLQRHWRDIALVSVLSPLAYVLVLEAMRTAPVSLVAPARESSIVVGSLLAWWLFREPDPWRRMLGAVIVLAGIVLIAV; from the coding sequence ATGAGCACCCTCGCCCTGACCCTCGTCCTCGTGGCGGCGCTCTGCCATGCGGTGTGGAACCTGGCGGCGAAGCGGGTGCGCACCGACGGGTACACCTTCGTGTGGCTCTACGACCTGGGCTCCGCCCTCCTGTGGGCGCCCCTGGCGATCCTCACCCTGGTCCTCTCCGGGGACGGGCTCTCCCCCGCACTGCTGCTCGCGCCGCTGGTGTCCGGTCTCCTCCACATCGCCTATCAGCTGACCCTGCAGACCGGCTACACCCGGGCCGACCTCGGAGTGGTCTATCCGGTGGCTCGCGGCGTGGGGCCGGTGCTGAGCATGGCCATCGCGATCCTCGTGCTCGGGGAGCGCCCCGGCGCCGCCGCCGTCGTGGGCGCCGGCGTCGTGGTGGGAGGCATCGTCGTCGTGGCGACCGGACGCTCGGCCGCAGGGCGTCACGGGGTGCGGGCGGGGGTGGCGTGGGGCGCGGCGACCGGTGTGGCGATCGCCGCGTACACACTGTGGGACAGCTACTCGGTCGCCACGCTCGGTCTCCCGCCGATCGCCTATTTCGTCACCAGCTGCTCCTGGCAGGTGGTGCTCATGACGCCACGCTTGCTGCGCCGCCACCGCGGGAGCCTGCGACCGGTCCTCCAGCGGCACTGGCGGGACATCGCCCTGGTCTCCGTGCTCTCGCCGCTGGCCTACGTGCTGGTCCTCGAGGCGATGCGCACGGCGCCGGTCTCGCTGGTCGCTCCCGCCCGCGAGTCGAGCATCGTGGTCGGGTCGCTGCTGGCCTGGTGGCTGTTCCGGGAGCCGGACCCCTGGCGCCGGATGCTGGGGGCGGTGATCGTGCTCGCGGGGATCGTGCTGATCGCGGTGTGA